One window from the genome of Leptospiraceae bacterium encodes:
- a CDS encoding ABC transporter substrate-binding protein — protein VGPYDDEKLGFYKVAKYYYYPGWWEPSANLSYLINLDAWKELPEIYQSVIQVATTIANQDMQAKFDYLNPTSLKRILEKGVVLRKFSDEILNEAYKITKEIMEETAKENPSYKKVYESWKKFQTLTKDWLKLAELTFESFNYQKS, from the coding sequence GTAGGACCATATGATGATGAGAAGTTAGGATTTTACAAAGTAGCAAAGTATTACTACTACCCAGGTTGGTGGGAACCGAGTGCGAATTTGAGTTATCTCATCAATCTCGATGCATGGAAAGAGCTTCCAGAAATCTATCAATCAGTGATCCAAGTAGCAACTACTATAGCAAATCAAGACATGCAAGCAAAGTTTGATTATCTAAACCCTACTTCTTTAAAAAGAATTTTAGAAAAAGGGGTAGTTTTAAGAAAATTTTCCGATGAAATCCTAAACGAAGCCTATAAGATCACAAAAGAAATTATGGAAGAAACAGCAAAAGAAAATCCAAGCTACAAAAAAGTATATGAATCATGGAAAAAATTTCAAACCCTTACGAAAGACTGGTTAAAATTGGCTGAACTTACCTTTGAGAGTTTTAATTATCAAAAGAGCTGA